TCCATTAATATCTTCCGTTTAATTTGGTTAACATCCAGTAATTTTGGTATCATATTGGGATAAGGTTTACGTTAAGCCGAGATCTGGCTTGATCCAATTTCACAATCAGAGCGCTTTTGAATAGTAATACTGTCAATATAGTGAAGATGAAATTCCAGCTCAAATTAAGCCCAAATCTGCAATCATGATAAATATAGGGATTAGAAAGTTTCTAGggcatttttgcatttatcTTACTCTTAGTGTGTAGTCCCAACTGCCTGTAGACAATGCCGTCCCATCTGGAGATACTTGAAGACAAGAAACTTTGTTTTCATGCCCGTACAGTAGACATACACGCTGTGCTTTAAGAGTGTCCCATACATTGACGGTATAATCATTGTACCCTGCAAATAGCAGACGACCGCTCACGGAAAAGTCGACACAATTTACTCCGAAAATGATGCTGTCTTTGCTGAAAACGGCGACCTCTTTGTCGGCTCGCATATCAAACAGACGACACTAGAAGGAAAGGATAAAtgttgagttttttgtttaaataacaATTGACATCTTAACTTACGGTGCTGTCGTCTGATCCAGTACTAATTGCGTCACCGCTGGGATGAAATTTCACACTGTTCACATCCGACTGATGCCCTTCAAAGGATTGCACCACATGGCCTGACCGCATATCCCATATAAATGCCATCTTATCACAGCTGCCCGATACGAAAGTATTGCCTGTTTCATTAGGCGCCAAGTCAATCGACATTACGTCGCCTGTGTGGCCGTGAAAGCTCTGCAGCAGCTGTCCTGATTCTACGTCCCACAAAGCACAAGTAGAATCGCCGCTACCGGTTAAAATTTGTTGATCAGAATTGGGAAAAATGCAGCACGACATGTAGCTTGTATGCGTTCCCACTGTTTTCTTTCTGGATGAAATATCCTCCTCGAGTGCAATTGGATAAACCGTCACCTTGTTGTCTAGTCCACTAAAACCGAAAGATAAATCGTATAGAATGCACAGTTTTTGGTGTCATTTAGAGAGTGAACGTTGATACAAACCCGCAAGCCACAAGATTGCCGGATGGTGCATATGAACATCCCATAACCCATGTTGTTGGCATCGTAACTGCATGCTCTTTGTTGGTAGTAAATGCATCCCAAATGATCAACTTCCCGTCTTGCGACGAGGAAACAATATGCCGCTTATCCGGGGACCAATCTGAACACAGTACCTTTGCCTGGTGGCCTTTCAGAACACGGCGTGGTTTGATATTCAAGTAACTTATCATTTCCAAGCGTTCGGCCACCGACGATACTaaaattaacgaaaaaaaattgaaagataatCCACGCGCAGTCCACATTAAAAGGATCAATAGGCAACATCTTACGAGCAACATCGTTCAGCTTCTGGCGCTCCTCTTCCAGCTTAGTTTTAAGACATTCGGCTTCCTTTATGAGGGCGGACACTTTATCAGAGTTGTGAACACTGTTAAGAATGTCAGTCATCCTAAAATATCGATAAATTGTAAAGATAAGTTGTTCTGGACAAGAAGATTATTGTTATGAATAGGAGAAGTTGGggcttttacttttttgcgAAAAGCAATATTGACAGCTCCcaggatttttttatcatttttcgttttcgagCAATTTTCGGGCATCCAAGATCTAATGTCACAATTGACATTTCCAGAATAGGTTTGTTTACCTTTGTACGCTTTCACAAATACCATTTCCCGCGCTTGATAAGCGAATGCTTGTGAATTGTTGGTACTGTGGCTATATTGTGTTGAACGGCTGTTGAAAAGCAATAGAAGTGTAATTTTCTCAAAAGTTTAATGTTTTTCGCTGTTTTATACAGGATTTCGAAGCTAAGCATCGATTAGGACGGAGCGTATGTGTAGCACAGCAATACCGGCAATGGAAACAACGCACGATAAGCGGTATTCGGTGGAAGACACAGAAAGCATGTGGAAAACGTTGGTGGTTACATTTACCGACATCGTCAACGATCATGGATCACATCTGGAAAAGATTCTAAACATGATTCGGACGGATATTACATACGATGATCCCGGTCTTTTCCCGAGGACGCTCTTAACGGATGCTGAGCGACAGAGCTGTCGTAGTTTCATTTATTGGCTGATGTACCAGCTTCTTAGAATAGCTTCGTGCGAAGCCTATGAAAGGTAAGGTACAGGATGGGAAACTATGTGGACGATAAActtgttcttcttcatttGCACATGTACTTATTTAATTTGTAATACTTTTTACTGCAGCATTGCAGACATATATACCAGCTTGCAGAAGGAAATAATTAAGGCATGCTTCATCAAGCAACGGTGGTTAGCCCTGGAAATTACAACTGAGTTTATCAAGCTCTTGGACAAAATGAATGATTATCAAACTGATTGTAACGATACGGTTGACACTTTTTATCATGCATTCAACAACGCCACCATACTGGGAACAGAATATAAGTGTGACACAGTAGAGATCAACAGCATGGTCCGCTGCCGTATGATTCGCAAGCATTGTTTACATGCCATAACGGAATCCATGTCCCTGATAATTAACCAGCAGAATGATGAATCATTCGGAATCGTAAACGGAAGCATGTGCACAATTTTGAAAACGTTATCATTGGGCAACCTGCAAGAGAAAGACTTATGTATCGCATTTTTCAAGATGTATTTCTATCAGAATGATGAGGCACTATGCTCTAGCTATTCGTTGcagaaaacattaa
This genomic window from Anopheles maculipalpis chromosome 2RL, idAnoMacuDA_375_x, whole genome shotgun sequence contains:
- the LOC126558432 gene encoding guanine nucleotide-binding protein subunit beta-5, translated to MTDILNSVHNSDKVSALIKEAECLKTKLEEERQKLNDVALSSVAERLEMISYLNIKPRRVLKGHQAKVLCSDWSPDKRHIVSSSQDGKLIIWDAFTTNKEHAVTMPTTWVMGCSYAPSGNLVACGGLDNKVTVYPIALEEDISSRKKTVGTHTSYMSCCIFPNSDQQILTGSGDSTCALWDVESGQLLQSFHGHTGDVMSIDLAPNETGNTFVSGSCDKMAFIWDMRSGHVVQSFEGHQSDVNSVKFHPSGDAISTGSDDSTCRLFDMRADKEVAVFSKDSIIFGVNCVDFSVSGRLLFAGYNDYTVNVWDTLKAQRVCLLYGHENKVSCLQVSPDGTALSTGSWDYTLRIWA